A window of Primulina tabacum isolate GXHZ01 chromosome 4, ASM2559414v2, whole genome shotgun sequence contains these coding sequences:
- the LOC142542683 gene encoding uncharacterized protein LOC142542683, which produces MGEKVTTMVLTVNLQCPRCYKEIKKFLCEFPQIRNQVYDEKVNTVTVTVVCCSPEKIRDKLSYRGGKVIESIEIKELPNPEKKKKPDKKEAGKPEVVVVEPENPKPVVGRPNKPKEAPKAKDPEPVTGIPPVLPPMAYYGPSYHGFGGGVPWYSGYGVPTPPQSSYDVNYGYGYPNQYGSRGPNFSRCDDYFSEENPSACSVM; this is translated from the exons ATGGGAGAGAAG GTGACAACGATGGTACTCACGGTTAATCTCCAGTGCCCTCGCTGCTACAAGGAGATCAAGAAATTCCTCTGCGAATTTCCCC AAATTCGGAATCAGGTGTACGATGAAAAGGTAAACACAGTTACAGTAACTGTGGTGTGCTGCAGCCCGGAGAAAATCCGGGACAAGTTATCTTACAGAGGTGGTAAAGTCATCGAAAGCATTGAAATCAAAGAGCTCCCAAATCCCGAAAAGAAGAAAAAGCCCGATAAGAAAGAAGCCGGGAAGCCGGAAGTGGTTGTGGTGGAGCCCGAAAATCCGAAGCCCGTTGTTGGAAGGCCCAATAAGCCCAAAGAAGCTCCGAAAGCAAAGGACCCTGAACCGGTGACCGGAATTCCACCGGTTCTTCCCCCGATGGCTTACTACGGACCGAGTTACCACGGATTTGGTGGCGGGGTGCCGTGGTACAGTGGGTACGGAGTTCCGACGCCGCCACAATCGAGTTACGACGTTAATTATGGATACGGGTACCCGAATCAGTATGGCAGTAGGGGCCCCAATTTTAGCAGGTGTGACGACTACTTTAGTGAAGAAAACCCTTCGGCTTGCTCAGTTATGTGA